A part of Eschrichtius robustus isolate mEscRob2 chromosome 20, mEscRob2.pri, whole genome shotgun sequence genomic DNA contains:
- the LOC137754422 gene encoding keratin, high-sulfur matrix protein, B2A-like, with translation MFYCSTSFCGLPACSKGGTCGSSCCQPTCCQAGCCQPTFCQTNCCQTSGCETGCGIAGSIGCGQEGGSGAVSCRTRWCRPDCRVEGTCLPPCCVVSCSPPCCCQLHHAQASCCRPSYCGQSCCRQPTCCEPTCWQPTC, from the coding sequence ATGTTCTACTGTTCCACTAGCTTCTGTGGATTACCCGCCTGCTCCAAAGGTGGGACCTGTGGCTCCAGCTGCTGTCAGCCAACCTGCTGCCAAGCCGGGTGTTGCCAGCCAACCTTCTGCCAGACCAACTGCTGCCAGACCAGTGGCTGTGAGACTGGCTGTGGCATTGCTGGTAGCATTGGCTGTGGCCAGGAGGGAGGCAGTGGAGCTGTGAGCTGCCGCACCAGGTGGTGCCGACCTGACTGCCGCGTGGAGGGCACCTGCCTGCCTCCCTGCTGTGTGGTGAGCTGCAGCCCCCCGTGCTGCTGCCAGCTGCACCATGCCCAGGCCTCCTGCTGCCGCCCATCCTACTGTGGACAGTCCTGCTGCCGCCAGCCCACCTGCTGTGAGCCCACTTGCTGGCAGCCCACCTGCTAA
- the LOC137754425 gene encoding keratin-associated protein 2-3-like, which yields MTGSCFGPISSSLGCAGGCFQPRCCHDPRCCRPVSCKTTVCRPVTCVPRCTRPICEPRRRPVCYAPCSLQDGCCRPITCCPTSCQSVVCRPCCWTTTCCHPVSVQSPCCRHPCCQPAPCRTICRTSSCC from the coding sequence ATGACCGGCTCCTGCTTCGgccccatctcctcctccctgGGCTGCGCCGGAGGCTGCTTCCAGCCCCGCTGCTGCCACGACCCCCGCTGCTGCCGCCCAGTGTCCTGCAAGACCACCGTGTGCCGCCCCGTGACCTGCGTGCCCCGCTGCACGCGCCCCATCTGTGAGCCCCGCCGCCGCCCAGTCTGCTACGCCCCGTGCAGCCTGCAGGACGGCTGCTGCCGCCCCATCACCTGCTGCCCCACGTCCTGCCAGTCCGTGGTCTGCCGCCCCTGCTGCTGGACCACCACCTGCTGCCATCCTGTCTCAGTGCAGTCCCCGTGCTGCCGCCACCCCTGCTGCCAGCCGGCTCCCTGCCGCACCATCTGCAGGACTTCCTCCTGCTGCTGA
- the LOC137754433 gene encoding keratin-associated protein 2-3-like, which translates to MTGSCFGPISSSLGSAGGCFQPCCCHDPRCCRPVSCKTTVCRPVTCVPRCTRPICEPCRRPVCYAPCSLQDGCCRPITCCPTSCQAVVCRPCCWTTTCCHPVSVQSPCCRHPCCQPDPCWATCRTSSCC; encoded by the coding sequence ATGACTGGCTCCTGCTTCGGCCCTATCTCCTCCTCCCTGGGCTCCGCCGGAGGCTGCTTCCAGCCCTGCTGCTGCCACGACCCCCGCTGCTGCCGCCCAGTGTCCTGCAAGACCACCGTGTGCCGCCCCGTGACCTGCGTGCCCCGCTGCACGCGCCCCATCTGTGAGCCCTGCCGCCGCCCGGTCTGCTACGCCCCGTGCAGCCTGCAGGACGGCTGCTGCCGCCCCATCACCTGCTGCCCCACGTCCTGCCAGGCCGTGGTCTGCCGCCCCTGCTGCTGGACCACCACCTGCTGCCATCCCGTCTCTGTGCAGTCCCCGTGCTGCCGCCACCCCTGCTGCCAGCCGGACCCCTGCTGGGCCACCTGCAGGACTTCCTCCTGCTGCTGA